A segment of the Desulfitobacterium dehalogenans ATCC 51507 genome:
TTTCACCTCAAGAAAACTGGAATGGGCTTCTTGACCGCTCTTAACCTATCCTTCCGGAATTTATGGACCAAAAAAGGGCGCACTTTTCTCACCGCCCTTGCTTCCAGTATCGGTATTATCGGGATTGCCATTATCTTAAGCTTATCCACGGGCTTTCGTTCAGAAATTGACGAATTCCAATTCGATGCCATGGCTGAGTTTCCTATTATTATTTCCCAGGAAACTCAACAGATGAATGCCAACGATCTGAATAATATGACCCTAGAAATTCGGGATCGGATCTATGGTACCAATGCCAATTCCAATACTAACGAAATTATTGTCATAGATTCCAGCAAAAATATCATTACTCATAAAAACGATCTTTCCCCGGAATTTATCAACTACTTGGAAAATGTCTCACCGGATATTGTTGGCAGTATTGGTTATACCCGAGTGGTCCAAATGAACCTTTTACGGAAGATGGAGGATAAGTACCTTCCTATCACCTTGAGCAATGGGCCACCCTCAGGTAATATGACCTCCTCAAGTTCAGTCGGCCTGTCTTCCTTTCCCAGTGCCGTTTCAGGAAATAATAGTTACCTGGTAGATAATTATGAGTTACTGGCAGGAGAATATCCTAAAAACTTCACCGATGTGGTATTGGTACTCAATAGCCAAAATCAAATCGAAAAGGGCACCCTGGGGGATTTAGGGTTTGATGGGGAAGGAAATGACCGCCTGGCCTTCTCCGATGTTGTAGGAACAGAGTATAGAGTGATCCATAATAACGACTTCTACGCGAAAACCCCCTTCGGAACTTATCTCCCTGCCAATGCTTATGAAAAAAACTATACCTCTGCAAATGGTTTTACCATTAAAATTTCCGGTGTAGTTCGTCCCAAAGCCGGAACCAGTATGTCTATGTTGGCATCCGGGATCGCTTATGATGATCAGCTATCCCAAAAAGTTATCGATAACGCTATGGATTCCGACATTGTGATAGCCCAAAGAGATGCTGATTATAATGTCTTATCCCGAGAGAAGATCGATGAAAATACTAAGGAACTCCTGCTTGCTTATTTAGGGGGCGACCCCTCTCCCTATATGATCATGGTCTTTCCTAAAAACTTTGACGCCAAGGATGAGGTCATCAAATATATTGAGCACTATAATGTAGGAAAAGATGAAGCGGATGTCATTACTTATACCGATTTGGCTGGGACCCTTTCAGATTTGACTAAAGGGATTATGGATGGTATCACCCTGGTCCTTATTGCCTTCGCCGCTATTTCTTTGGTGGTCAGTATGATTATGATCAGTATCATTACCTATACCAGTGTTTTGGAGCGGACTAAAGAAATCGGTATTTTGAAAGCACTGGGCGCAAGAAAGAAGGATATTACAAGAGTATTTGATGCTGAAACTTTTATTCTCGGAGTTTTTTCCGGTGTCCTCGGCATTGTGGTAGCCTGGTCATGTACATTCCCTATCAATCAAGCTATCCATAAATCTACCGGCCTTACCAATGCATCCCAGTTAAGGCTGGACCATGCTGTCCTCTTAATCATCCTCAGTACCGTAATTACTGTATTAGGCGGTCATATTCCCGCTCGGCTGGCCTCTCGAAAGGATGCCGTAGAAGCGTTGCGTACAGAATAAGGAAGCCTGGGGATCCTACTCATCCCATCTCGTGATAAGTAGCTTGCAATAGAAGAGCATCCTCTTCGAGATTGGGGCTTTCACAAATCACCAATCCTTCCATACCAAAGGTATGAAATGCCTTTAATAGCTCGGGATAGCGCAAATCGGATTGATCAAGGATAAGGTGCTTTTTCTCTCCCTTGGCACCATATTCAATCCCGGAAACATGAAAATGAGCATTTTTAACCCAGCGGTCCCCTAAGGTTTCTGCCGCAGCCTCCAGGACTTGACAAAATTCATCATAGGTATTGATCCCCCTATTGCTGCGGGCATGAAGGTGACTTATATCAATACAGGGTAAAACCCCAGGCACTACTTGTGCTAAGGTCAAAACCTCCTGAAGCGTGCCCAGCTGCGAGGGCTTTCCCGTTGTCTCCGGTCGCAGTATGACATCATTATCTTCTGTGTCCAGAATCTCTCGAACAATCATAAGTTCCCCAGCTGTCCTTTCCAAGACCACTTGAGGATCATCTTGATGATAAAAAGCGGGATGAAATATCACACTTCTTACACCTAAGATTTTGCTTATTCGTGCACTATGCAAAAGACGGTCCCGGCTGGCTGCTACTTTTTCAGGTTCCTGAGAATTAAAATTAATCCAATAAGGGCCATGACAGCTTAGGGCAACCTTCTCTTCCACAGCTATTTTGGCAATCTTTTGGGCCTTCTCTTCCCTCATGCGGACCCCTTGGACAAACTCTACTTCCATGGCATCCAGTTGAAGCTCCCTAACCCGTTTGACCCCTGCTTCTGTGGACCGTTCCTTGGCTGATAAGGGAACCCCAGCAGTCCCGAATAAAAGTGGCAAATCTATTCCTCCTTTTCTCATTACCTTGTAGGTGTTGGGTATATCATAACAGTTTTTCTGACTTTATCTAACTATTTATTCCTTTTCCGGCATAACAATAGCTCCTTCGTCACACATAAAGTTAAGGGAAGCGATGCAAACTAGTGTTACTTGCTTAAATAGCAAGGAGATTGAATTTCCCTAAGGTGAAAGGAGGAATCCAAATGTCCAGACGTCGTAGTACTATGTCAGATAACCTTAAGCAACAGATAGCTCAAGAGCTTGGATTTTCGGATACCTTAAAGCAGGAAGGGTTCAGTGGGGTTTCATCTCGGGATTGTGGCAACATGGTCAAAAAAGCAATTGAAATTGCCGAACGCAATATGTCTGGTCGTTTGTCCTAAGACAAGGGACGGTAAAGGGATTAACTCTTTGGAGTTAATCCCTTTCTAAATATCAAGCTTAATGAAAATCTACTTCTATAGTGCGGGCTGCCGGGTGACGATCCTTGAGAAAAGACAATTCCAAAATCCCATTTTTATAGCTGGCATGAGAGCCATCCGCTTTTACCACCGCGGGAAGGGTGAGGGTTCTGCTGAACTTTCCGTAATATCTCTCTGTGCGGTGAGAAGCTCTCTCAACTGCCGTGGCAGCCCGTTTGACCTCACCGCTGATGGTCAGAAGATTTTCGTTAATCTCAATATGAAGATCCTCTTTCTTCTCAAGGCCTGGAATCTCTGCCGTCACATACACCTGGTCCGATGTTTCTTCCACATCGACCCGATAGAGAAACTGTGAAAGCTCCTCTTTGCCACGGCCTCTAAGATAATTACGCTCCATTTCATCCCAATAGTGATTGAGCATCCGGAAGGGATCATTAGGAATTAATGCCATAATTCTCACCTCATTAAGATTCGTATTCTTCAATCTTAGTATGGCAAATCCCGTTTCAAAACATGCATTATCACTGAAAGAAGTCTCGTTCAATCAGCGCTGTAACCGGCGTCTTCCACAGCCTTGATCAGGTCTTCACGGCCGGCTGATCCGGCAACAACTGCCTCTCCTTTTTCTAAATTCACCTCCACTTGTTGGACTCCGCCAACTTTCAGCAACGCTTTTTCCACATGAGCTTTGCAATGATTGCAGGTCATTCCGGTAACTTTTAATGTTTGATTCATGGTTCTTACCTCCCTTTATCTATTCCTCCAACTCGTAGAAGGAGAAAAACAACAAATTTTTAATTGGCCAATACCTTACTATACCTTGAGAGCAACAGGGAACTGGTCACTACAGACACCGAGGAAAAGGCCATCGCCAGACCGGCCCATTCAGGGGGTAAGAGCTCTCCGGTGATAGGGAAAAGCACTCCGGCAGCAATAGGGATTCCCAGTGTATTGTAGATGAGAGCCCAGAATAAATTCTGCTTGATTTTGGTAAGGGTTTTGCGGCCAAGACGAATAGCACGCTCCACGTCCAGGAGATCATTGCGCACCAGAACCACATCCCCGGTTTCTTTGGCCACATCCGTGCCTGAGCCGATAGCGATACCGATGTCGGCTTGAGCTAAGGCGGGGGCATCATTAATCCCATCCCCGACCATGGCTACTTTTAGTCCATCGTTTTGATATCTCTTGATAATCTCAATTTTATCCTGGGGAAGGATCTCCGCAATCACTTCGTCAATGCCCACCTCATTGCCAATGACGGTGGCGACTTTCTTATTATCCCCGGTAATCATGAAGGTCTTAATTCCTAAACCATGCAAGCGTTTAATCGCTTCTTTCGTACTCTCTTTTAAGACATCCGCCAAGGCGATGATCCCAATGATTTTTCCATCATAGGCTACAAAGCTGGTAGTTTTTCCTTCGTTGGCCAATTCCTGAAAATCGTTCTCTACCCCTTCGGTGGGAACATTCTCTTTCATCATTAACTTTCTATTGCCGATGAGCAATTTTTTACCTTGGTAAGAGCAGATCGTCCCATGACCGCTTTCTTCATGGTAATCCTGAACGTCTGCCACTTCGATCCCTTCATCTTTGGCTCTTTGGACGATGGCTTGAGCTAAGGGATGGATGGAAGGGTTCTCTCCTGCCGCAGCGATCCTGAGCAGGTCCTTTTGTGAATATCCTTCATAGGAAATGAGATGAGTTACTTCAGGTTTCCCTTTGGTTAAAGTGCCTGTTTTGTCAAAGCCAATGGCCCCCACTTTGGCTATTCCTTCAAGTACGGCTGCTGATTTGAAAAGTATACCCCGGTTTAAACCGACGCCGCTTCCCACCATAATGGCCGTGGGGGTTGCCAAACCTAAAGCACAGGGGCAGGCTATGACCAAGACTGCAATGGCCGCAGTAAAAGCGAAGACAAAGGTGCTGTCCAGGAATACATACCAGATGATGAAGGTCAGGATCGAAATAGCTACTACCACGGGCACAAAGACATTGGATATCTTATCAGCCAAACGCTGAATAGCAGGCTTAACCCCTTGCGCATCCTCCACCATTTTGATAATTCCAGAAAGGACACTGTCTTTACCTGTCTTTGTGGTGGAGACCTTAATGCTTCCCGAACGGTTGATGGTTGCACCGACTACATTTTCACCGATACCCTTATCAACCGGTATGGATTCTCCCGTAATCATGGACTCATCAATACTGGCTTGCCCTTCGAGGATCACCCCGTCCACAGGAATCTTTTCCCCGGGCTTCACCAGGACCACATCCCCGATCCTGACACTGGAAGCAGGGACCTCTTTTTCTTCTCCATCAATAAATAAGCGGGCTCTATCCGCCTGGAGCTCAAGGAGGCGTTTTAAGGCCTGTCCGGCACGTCCCTTGGCTTTTGCTTCTAAATATTTACCAAAACGTACAAAGGTGATTAAGAGAGCTGATGTATCAAAGAATGTGGGCCCCTCAAAGAAAATATGGGGGAAGGTTGTCATCACACTATAAGCATAAGCAGCCGTAATCCCCATCGCGACCAAAACGTCCATATTTGTGGAGCGATTTTTCAGGGCATGATAAGCTCCCCGATAAAATGTCCAGCCTGCCGTAAATTGAACGACAGTTGCCAGGAAGAACATGGTATACATCATGCCAGGAGTCATGGGCATGAACATCATAGGCATTAAGGGAGCGGATAACAACGCACTAAAGATGACCCAGTTCCGCTGGGATTTCACATGGTTATCTTCATGAAACTCTTCCTTATTCTCGATCGGGGTATAGCCTGCATCCCTGATCTGCTCATAAATCGTCTCCAGGTTAGTCACGGCGGGATCATAGTCTGTGGTGACACTTTCTGTAGCAAAATTAACGGCTACGGTCTGAACACCCGGAGTGTTGCGCAATTTCTTTTCAATGGTCAGAGCACAATTAGCACAGGTCATACCGCTCACTTTAAATTGGGCTTTCCCTTCATTGCTTTCCATGTATGCCCCATAACCCAAATCTTTGACCTTCTCAAGAATAGTTTTTTCATCAAGAAGTGAGGGATCATAGTCTAAGGAAAGTTTCTCTGAGGCAAAATTGACCGTAGCGGATTTGACCCCCGGCAGCTTTGCCATTCCTTTTTCAATAGTCAGAGCACAATTAGCACAGGTCATACCTGTTATCTTGAGTTGTTTTGTCCCGTTGATGGACCGTTGTGCAGTGCTTTTCGATTTTTGGGTGTCCGGCACGGGGGCTTCAGTGGATTCTGTGGACTCTGTAGTGTATCCCGCCTCCTGGATAGCCTCCTTAATGTGTGCATCTGTGGTTATAGCCGGATTATAACGAAAGCTGGCTTGAGACTCCCCTAATGAGACTTCGACATCGGTCACTTCCGGGAGACTCTCCAGAGCTTTTTTGACTCTTCGGACGCAATGCTCACAGGTCATACCATGAACCTTGAGTTCCTTTTGCCGCGTTTCCTCTTCGGCCTCTATCACCGCATAGCCCGCTTCTTCAATGACCTCTTTCGCCTTTTCCATGTTTAGGATTTCCCCTGCCCAGTCAAAGCTGGCCGATTCTTTCTCCAGAGAGACCTCTACATTTTCCAGCTCAGGTAAACTCTCAAGGGCTTTCTTCACCCGACGAACGCAATGCTCACAGGTCATGCCGGTCACTTTAATTATTTTGCTCTTTTTACTCATTGTAACGCCTCCTCGGCTTCTATCCCGCTCTTAAGTCCTTGATACCCCTTATTTCATCATTCTGTAAATGGTTTTGACCAACTCATCAAGGACCTGATCGTTACCCTCTTGGATCTGCTCGAGAACACAGGATTTCATATGTTTTTCTAAAAGAAGTTTGGATACACCATTTAACGCAGCCTGAGCTGAAGCAATCTGATTTAATACATCATCACAATAGGCGTGATTCTCAATCATTCCTTTGATGCCGCGAATCTGACCTTCGATCCGATTCATCCGATTGATCAACTCACGAATGGTTCTTTCACTATGATGGCTTAGTCTTTCACTTTCCTGATCATTTGAGTCATGACAAGCTGGACAATGCTTTATTTTTTCCTCCATTGGTGTCCACCTCCTGAAGATATAGTATACCCCCCTATCCTATTTTGTCAATTGCTATTTTTCTTGCGAAATGCTACCGTTTCCCTTTACAGTCTGAAGCTCGTCTTATATGTTCAACTGAAACCGTTTATCTTAAGCGGATAACGTAAAAAAATAATGCTCCCCCAACGTAGTCCGATTCGTAAAACAACTACAGATGGAGGAGCATATTTCTTTTCTTAAGCCTCTTTTTAACTCCTTGAAATGAAAAAGACACCGACAATGACCAGCGCAGTTCCCAGCACTCGATAAAAGGAAATATTCTCTTTAAAGACGATCACTGAAAACGCCATGATAAAAATATAGCCAAGACTGACGAAAGGGTATGCATAGCTTAACTCCGTCTTACTCAACACTTTAATCCACAATAAGAAGCTTATTCCGTAAAGAAACAACCCTGACATGACCGGGAAGTTCTGGATAATCATGCCGAGGCTTCTAAGTAAATTCTCGGGTGAAAAGTCCAGTTCAAGATTCTTAGCTCCGATTTTTACGAGGATTTGGCCGAGCGCCCCAAGCATAACCGAGATGATAATCTGCCCTAACATATTATTCCTCCATCTTATCTTTCCATTGATACACTCGCCAAAGGGCAAAATAGATTAGAATAATCACCGTTGGATAGGCGTAACGGCTCTGCCCCTCTGTGACAAAATACACGCCGGCAAACATAAAGAATGTAATCAAGAGGGTCAGCTTTTCTTTATTAATTCTTCTTTGTTCCGGCCTACCCGAGAAGAGAGCCCCTCTCAAAACTCGCCAGGAATAACTTAGTATTCCGATACAGCCCAGGAAGAAAACAGGAGCCCGCACCAGCTCGGAGGCCAGGAAGATGAAAAACGGTACCCAACTGCTCCCCGGAGCAGCAAGAAACATCTGAATACTTGGCAATGCGAGTGCCGTTCCATGAAAGGCATAATTGATATCCCCGACGAGTAAAAAGGTACGGGCAAGCCGCTTCATTCCCAAGATAAGAAATTCTAAGGGATGTCCTACGATCCACTCTTTAGCCGCCGCACTAAGCATTTTATTCCTTTCAAGGGGATTTGCCTCTTGATAGGCGGGGGTTTTGACCACAGAATTTTCTACATCCTCGGCGGGCATCCAACCGCCCACTTTATTCTGGGAGTTGTTATTAATATAGAGAACTATGCCGCTATTATTTGAAATATAGCAAAACTCACCGAACATCTTAGAATTTCGATAGAGCCAGGGCGATAGCACGATGAGGGCCACCAGAAGCACGATTCCGGACCGTTTTAGACTCTGCCGGAAATTCCTTTTGCTCAAAATCTCAACCAAGAAGATGGCCAGGACAAAGGCAGGAAAGAACGGCTTGATCATTGCATTGAGTCCCGTCAATACTCCAATCCAAAAATACTTCCAACGGAGATTGGAAAAATAGAGTAATAGAACAGAGAGCAGTCCTGTGGTAAAGAGAATTTCTGAAGCCACTAAACTGTTATAATAAACATTCATCGGGAACAAGACAAAGAGCAAAAGGCATTTATTTCGCACCTCTGCAGGGACGGACATTTTTTTAAGCAGAAAATAGGCAAGGATATTATTTACTGTACTCAGGGCAATATTTAAAAATTTGGCAACCCAGATCGAACTCCCGAACAGCTTATAAAAGAGCCCCAGAAAAATTGGATAACCCACAGAGGTATAGGTATCGCCCCATGGGCCGCCATTGGCAATTTGCGTTGCCAAGCGGTGATAATATGAGAAATCTGAAAAAGGTACCGTTTGTACCAGAATGACCCAGAGCACATCAACGAACAAACCAACAAGTAGAATCCGATACATCAAAACACCCCTAATACTAGATCATGAAGCTTTAGGATCCACAATACACACAGAACCCAAAGAATAACGACCGCAATCAGATGTCCATCCTTTGTAACAAGCTTCGACGGATCTCCCGCTTCCCCCTCATGAATCAGATAGAGATAGCGAAAAATGCCATAGATAACAAAGGGCACTGTATAAATGAGATCTGAGGTATGATGAAGTGCCACAGTTGCAGAATCCAGGGTATATAAGCTATAGGTAAAAATAACCCCACCGGCCGTAATACCAAGCAATTGATTTAAGAACCCGGAGCTGTATCGTTCCAGAACAGGCCGATGCAGTCCGGCATCTGCGTTCAATTCGTTCAACTCAGAACACCGTTTCCCAAAGCCCATAAAAAGAGCCACCATAAAGCCACACAATAAGAGCCACTCAGAAGGGGGAATTCCCACTCCCCAAGTTCCCATGAGAATCCTCATCATAAACCCCAGAGCAATAATAAACACATCGATGAGAACCACTCGCTTGAGCCCTTTCGTATAAGCTATATTCTGGGCAACATACAAAACAAGAATTCCTACGGCGATTTT
Coding sequences within it:
- a CDS encoding decaprenyl-phosphate phosphoribosyltransferase — translated: MVQLETLRDKNPGPEPQKKNTIKAIAQLVRPRQWVKNSFVFIGLLFTQNLSQHLIIKVIIAAVAFCLVSSAVYVMNDFVDRRYDRNHPIKCKRPLASNRVTLPVAGLICALFLLGGFLLGLHVSKIAVGILVLYVAQNIAYTKGLKRVVLIDVFIIALGFMMRILMGTWGVGIPPSEWLLLCGFMVALFMGFGKRCSELNELNADAGLHRPVLERYSSGFLNQLLGITAGGVIFTYSLYTLDSATVALHHTSDLIYTVPFVIYGIFRYLYLIHEGEAGDPSKLVTKDGHLIAVVILWVLCVLWILKLHDLVLGVF
- a CDS encoding heavy metal translocating P-type ATPase, with the protein product MSKKSKIIKVTGMTCEHCVRRVKKALESLPELENVEVSLEKESASFDWAGEILNMEKAKEVIEEAGYAVIEAEEETRQKELKVHGMTCEHCVRRVKKALESLPEVTDVEVSLGESQASFRYNPAITTDAHIKEAIQEAGYTTESTESTEAPVPDTQKSKSTAQRSINGTKQLKITGMTCANCALTIEKGMAKLPGVKSATVNFASEKLSLDYDPSLLDEKTILEKVKDLGYGAYMESNEGKAQFKVSGMTCANCALTIEKKLRNTPGVQTVAVNFATESVTTDYDPAVTNLETIYEQIRDAGYTPIENKEEFHEDNHVKSQRNWVIFSALLSAPLMPMMFMPMTPGMMYTMFFLATVVQFTAGWTFYRGAYHALKNRSTNMDVLVAMGITAAYAYSVMTTFPHIFFEGPTFFDTSALLITFVRFGKYLEAKAKGRAGQALKRLLELQADRARLFIDGEEKEVPASSVRIGDVVLVKPGEKIPVDGVILEGQASIDESMITGESIPVDKGIGENVVGATINRSGSIKVSTTKTGKDSVLSGIIKMVEDAQGVKPAIQRLADKISNVFVPVVVAISILTFIIWYVFLDSTFVFAFTAAIAVLVIACPCALGLATPTAIMVGSGVGLNRGILFKSAAVLEGIAKVGAIGFDKTGTLTKGKPEVTHLISYEGYSQKDLLRIAAAGENPSIHPLAQAIVQRAKDEGIEVADVQDYHEESGHGTICSYQGKKLLIGNRKLMMKENVPTEGVENDFQELANEGKTTSFVAYDGKIIGIIALADVLKESTKEAIKRLHGLGIKTFMITGDNKKVATVIGNEVGIDEVIAEILPQDKIEIIKRYQNDGLKVAMVGDGINDAPALAQADIGIAIGSGTDVAKETGDVVLVRNDLLDVERAIRLGRKTLTKIKQNLFWALIYNTLGIPIAAGVLFPITGELLPPEWAGLAMAFSSVSVVTSSLLLSRYSKVLAN
- a CDS encoding ArnT family glycosyltransferase, whose translation is MYRILLVGLFVDVLWVILVQTVPFSDFSYYHRLATQIANGGPWGDTYTSVGYPIFLGLFYKLFGSSIWVAKFLNIALSTVNNILAYFLLKKMSVPAEVRNKCLLLFVLFPMNVYYNSLVASEILFTTGLLSVLLLYFSNLRWKYFWIGVLTGLNAMIKPFFPAFVLAIFLVEILSKRNFRQSLKRSGIVLLVALIVLSPWLYRNSKMFGEFCYISNNSGIVLYINNNSQNKVGGWMPAEDVENSVVKTPAYQEANPLERNKMLSAAAKEWIVGHPLEFLILGMKRLARTFLLVGDINYAFHGTALALPSIQMFLAAPGSSWVPFFIFLASELVRAPVFFLGCIGILSYSWRVLRGALFSGRPEQRRINKEKLTLLITFFMFAGVYFVTEGQSRYAYPTVIILIYFALWRVYQWKDKMEE
- a CDS encoding metal-sensitive transcriptional regulator, whose translation is MEEKIKHCPACHDSNDQESERLSHHSERTIRELINRMNRIEGQIRGIKGMIENHAYCDDVLNQIASAQAALNGVSKLLLEKHMKSCVLEQIQEGNDQVLDELVKTIYRMMK
- a CDS encoding ATP-binding cassette domain-containing protein encodes the protein MLELKEIKKIYRVGDIETKALDGINVSFRDKEFVAILGTSGSGKTTCLNIIGGLDHYDSGDLIIKGKSTKAFKEYEWDAYRNNSVGFVFQSYNLISHISIVANVEMGMTLSGVSKQAKHKKALEILEKVGLKEHLHKKPNQLSGGQMQRVAIARALANDPEILLCDEPTGALDSTTSVQIMDLIKEVSKDRLVIMVTHNPQLAKTYADRIIRFSDGKIIDDTNPYGIPAHPEDFHLKKTGMGFLTALNLSFRNLWTKKGRTFLTALASSIGIIGIAIILSLSTGFRSEIDEFQFDAMAEFPIIISQETQQMNANDLNNMTLEIRDRIYGTNANSNTNEIIVIDSSKNIITHKNDLSPEFINYLENVSPDIVGSIGYTRVVQMNLLRKMEDKYLPITLSNGPPSGNMTSSSSVGLSSFPSAVSGNNSYLVDNYELLAGEYPKNFTDVVLVLNSQNQIEKGTLGDLGFDGEGNDRLAFSDVVGTEYRVIHNNDFYAKTPFGTYLPANAYEKNYTSANGFTIKISGVVRPKAGTSMSMLASGIAYDDQLSQKVIDNAMDSDIVIAQRDADYNVLSREKIDENTKELLLAYLGGDPSPYMIMVFPKNFDAKDEVIKYIEHYNVGKDEADVITYTDLAGTLSDLTKGIMDGITLVLIAFAAISLVVSMIMISIITYTSVLERTKEIGILKALGARKKDITRVFDAETFILGVFSGVLGIVVAWSCTFPINQAIHKSTGLTNASQLRLDHAVLLIILSTVITVLGGHIPARLASRKDAVEALRTE
- a CDS encoding Hsp20/alpha crystallin family protein; the protein is MALIPNDPFRMLNHYWDEMERNYLRGRGKEELSQFLYRVDVEETSDQVYVTAEIPGLEKKEDLHIEINENLLTISGEVKRAATAVERASHRTERYYGKFSRTLTLPAVVKADGSHASYKNGILELSFLKDRHPAARTIEVDFH
- a CDS encoding small, acid-soluble spore protein, alpha/beta type, encoding MSRRRSTMSDNLKQQIAQELGFSDTLKQEGFSGVSSRDCGNMVKKAIEIAERNMSGRLS
- a CDS encoding SMR family transporter; the protein is MLGQIIISVMLGALGQILVKIGAKNLELDFSPENLLRSLGMIIQNFPVMSGLFLYGISFLLWIKVLSKTELSYAYPFVSLGYIFIMAFSVIVFKENISFYRVLGTALVIVGVFFISRS
- a CDS encoding TIM barrel protein, encoding MPLLFGTAGVPLSAKERSTEAGVKRVRELQLDAMEVEFVQGVRMREEKAQKIAKIAVEEKVALSCHGPYWINFNSQEPEKVAASRDRLLHSARISKILGVRSVIFHPAFYHQDDPQVVLERTAGELMIVREILDTEDNDVILRPETTGKPSQLGTLQEVLTLAQVVPGVLPCIDISHLHARSNRGINTYDEFCQVLEAAAETLGDRWVKNAHFHVSGIEYGAKGEKKHLILDQSDLRYPELLKAFHTFGMEGLVICESPNLEEDALLLQATYHEMG
- a CDS encoding CopZ family metallochaperone gives rise to the protein MNQTLKVTGMTCNHCKAHVEKALLKVGGVQQVEVNLEKGEAVVAGSAGREDLIKAVEDAGYSAD